One Campylobacter sputorum subsp. sputorum DNA segment encodes these proteins:
- a CDS encoding molybdopterin guanine dinucleotide-containing S/N-oxide reductase, which produces MERRSFLKFSAALSGASMVPSFVFAKDLNKSLVKTGKVKTAAHWGVLEVETKNGKIVSSKSALNVSPYPNPLQNYTKDLVENSRVKHVYVRKSYLANPDSPKPELRGTEEFVKVKYEDAIKLVAKELKKTRKAFGSQGVFAGSYGWKSSGNVHNSRILLHRFMNMSGGFVGSTGDYSTGASQIIMPHVVGSIEVYEQQSSWNDVLANSEVVVLWGANPYSTLKISWTSNEEEAQKYLESLKNSGKQIYMIDPYLNETGRYFGDKIKWIPIRPNTDVSMMLAMCYYLYTTNNYDKDFIENYTYGFDKFVPYLTGKVDGVVKDAKWASKICGVDAKIIESLAKTFKDHKTMLMSGWGMQRADHGEQPHWTLVTLASMIGQIGLPGGGFGLSYHYSGGGTPTAKGGIIGGINAGSIGNYDENGKFLGLAKSDFESKGTGQSWLQKATNYSFPLARIADALLNPGKVIDHNGEKITYPKIDFIYWVGGNPLVHHQDTNTMVKAFRKPRTIVVNESYWTPTAKMADIVFPATTQYERNDITMVGDYSNMYIAPMKQIVEKVADSKDDYQIFTDLCKAYADGLAEVYTDGGKDEFDFIKEYYDGARKQVLAISDLGVEMKEFNEWWESNEPVKFNSTMESDSWVRFADFREDPILNALGTPSGLIEIYSQDIEKMAYDDCKAHPTWFEPAEWLGMAKKPAKFHMMSVHPNDRLHSQLNQTSLRDKYAIANREPLLIRSDDAKEIGVKDGDLVRVFNERGEVLAGVKIYDNLAKNVIVLREGAWYDPLDPTKKSICKNGCANVLTIDKPTSKLANGNISHTALVNIEKYTQKAPKLTAFEAPKGV; this is translated from the coding sequence ATGGAAAGAAGAAGTTTTTTAAAATTTAGTGCAGCTCTTAGTGGAGCAAGTATGGTGCCTAGTTTTGTTTTTGCAAAAGATTTAAATAAAAGCTTAGTAAAAACTGGCAAGGTTAAAACAGCTGCTCACTGGGGCGTATTAGAAGTTGAAACCAAAAATGGCAAAATTGTAAGCTCAAAATCAGCTCTAAATGTAAGTCCATATCCAAATCCACTTCAAAACTATACAAAAGATTTGGTTGAAAATTCTCGCGTAAAACATGTTTATGTTAGAAAAAGTTATCTAGCAAATCCAGATAGTCCAAAACCTGAACTTAGGGGAACAGAAGAGTTTGTAAAAGTTAAATACGAAGATGCTATTAAGCTAGTTGCAAAAGAGCTTAAAAAAACTAGAAAAGCTTTTGGCTCGCAAGGTGTTTTTGCTGGAAGTTATGGTTGGAAAAGTAGTGGAAATGTGCATAATTCAAGAATTTTACTTCATAGATTTATGAATATGAGTGGAGGATTTGTAGGAAGCACTGGGGATTATTCAACCGGAGCAAGTCAAATCATAATGCCTCATGTTGTAGGAAGTATAGAAGTTTATGAGCAACAAAGTTCTTGGAATGATGTTTTAGCAAATTCAGAAGTCGTAGTTTTATGGGGTGCAAACCCATATTCAACTCTTAAAATTTCTTGGACTTCAAATGAAGAAGAAGCACAAAAATATTTAGAAAGCCTTAAAAATAGTGGCAAACAAATTTATATGATAGATCCATATCTAAATGAAACAGGACGCTATTTTGGCGATAAAATAAAATGGATACCAATTCGTCCAAATACTGATGTTTCTATGATGTTAGCAATGTGTTATTATCTTTATACTACAAATAACTATGATAAAGATTTTATAGAAAACTATACTTATGGTTTTGATAAATTTGTTCCATATCTTACAGGTAAAGTTGATGGTGTGGTAAAAGATGCTAAATGGGCATCTAAGATATGTGGAGTTGATGCAAAAATCATAGAGAGTTTGGCAAAAACTTTTAAAGATCATAAAACAATGTTAATGAGTGGATGGGGTATGCAAAGGGCTGATCATGGCGAACAACCTCACTGGACTCTTGTAACGCTAGCTTCTATGATAGGACAAATCGGACTTCCAGGTGGTGGCTTTGGATTAAGTTATCATTATAGTGGTGGCGGTACTCCTACTGCAAAAGGCGGTATAATAGGTGGAATAAATGCTGGAAGTATTGGAAATTATGATGAAAATGGTAAATTTCTAGGACTTGCAAAATCAGATTTTGAATCAAAAGGAACCGGTCAAAGTTGGTTGCAAAAAGCTACAAACTATTCTTTTCCTCTTGCTAGGATAGCTGATGCGCTATTAAATCCTGGAAAAGTAATTGATCATAATGGTGAAAAAATAACATATCCAAAGATTGATTTTATTTATTGGGTAGGTGGAAACCCTCTTGTACATCATCAAGATACAAATACAATGGTAAAAGCGTTTAGAAAGCCTAGAACCATCGTTGTAAATGAATCATATTGGACTCCAACTGCAAAAATGGCAGACATCGTTTTCCCTGCTACAACTCAGTATGAAAGAAATGATATCACAATGGTAGGAGATTATTCAAATATGTATATAGCTCCTATGAAACAAATTGTTGAAAAAGTAGCTGACTCAAAAGATGATTATCAAATTTTCACAGATCTTTGCAAGGCTTATGCTGATGGCTTAGCTGAGGTTTATACAGATGGCGGTAAAGATGAGTTTGATTTTATAAAAGAGTATTATGATGGAGCTAGAAAACAAGTTCTTGCTATAAGCGATCTTGGTGTTGAAATGAAAGAATTTAACGAGTGGTGGGAAAGCAATGAACCGGTTAAATTTAATTCTACAATGGAAAGTGATAGCTGGGTTAGATTTGCTGATTTTAGGGAAGATCCTATCTTAAATGCTCTTGGAACCCCAAGCGGTCTTATAGAAATTTATTCTCAAGATATAGAAAAAATGGCTTATGATGATTGCAAAGCACATCCAACTTGGTTTGAACCTGCCGAATGGCTTGGAATGGCTAAAAAACCTGCTAAATTTCATATGATGAGCGTTCATCCAAACGATAGACTTCACTCACAGCTCAATCAGACAAGTCTTAGAGATAAATACGCGATAGCTAACAGAGAGCCGCTTTTAATAAGAAGCGATGATGCAAAAGAAATTGGTGTAAAAGATGGCGATTTGGTTAGAGTATTTAATGAGAGAGGCGAGGTATTGGCCGGAGTTAAAATTTATGATAATCTTGCAAAAAATGTCATAGTTTTAAGAGAGGGTGCGTGGTATGATCCTCTTGATCCTACTAAAAAAAGCATTTGTAAAAATGGTTGTGCGAATGTTTTAACCATCGATAAACCGACCTCAAAACTTGCAAATGGCAATATCTCACACACCGCACTTGTAAATATAGAAAAATATACACAAAAAGCACCTAAGCTTACAGCATTTGAAGCTCCAAAAGGTGTGTAA
- the infA gene encoding translation initiation factor IF-1 encodes MAKDDVIEIDGNIVEALPNATFKVELDNKHVILCHIAGKMRMHYIKIMPGDRVKVELTPYSLDKGRITYRYK; translated from the coding sequence ATGGCTAAAGATGATGTAATAGAAATAGATGGAAACATCGTAGAAGCATTGCCAAATGCGACATTTAAAGTTGAGCTTGATAATAAGCATGTAATTTTATGTCATATTGCTGGCAAGATGAGAATGCACTATATTAAGATTATGCCAGGCGATCGTGTAAAAGTTGAACTTACGCCTTATAGTCTTGATAAAGGTCGCATAACTTATAGATATAAGTAA
- the rpmJ gene encoding 50S ribosomal protein L36, producing MKVRPSVKKMCDKCKIIKRKGVIRVICENPKHKQRQG from the coding sequence ATGAAAGTTCGTCCTTCTGTAAAGAAGATGTGTGACAAATGCAAGATCATTAAACGCAAAGGCGTGATTCGTGTAATTTGTGAAAATCCAAAACATAAGCAAAGACAAGGATAA
- the rpsM gene encoding 30S ribosomal protein S13 → MARIAGVDLPKKKRVEYGLTYIYGIGLFSSRKILDAVGISYDKRVADLSEDEAAAIRKEIQEHYMVEGDLRKSVAMDIKALMDLGNYRGLRHRKGLPVRGQKTKTNARTRKGKRKTVGAAAK, encoded by the coding sequence ATGGCTCGTATTGCAGGTGTAGATTTACCAAAGAAAAAAAGGGTTGAATATGGGCTTACCTATATTTATGGTATAGGTCTTTTTTCATCAAGAAAAATTCTTGATGCAGTTGGAATTTCTTATGACAAAAGAGTTGCTGATTTGAGCGAAGATGAAGCTGCTGCTATAAGAAAAGAGATTCAAGAGCACTATATGGTTGAGGGTGATCTTAGAAAAAGCGTAGCAATGGATATAAAAGCTTTGATGGATTTAGGTAATTATAGAGGTTTAAGACATAGAAAAGGTCTTCCTGTTCGTGGTCAAAAAACTAAGACAAACGCTAGAACTAGAAAAGGTAAGCGTAAAACTGTCGGTGCAGCAGCTAAATAA
- the rpsK gene encoding 30S ribosomal protein S11 has protein sequence MAKQKVTKKKVAKKNIAKGIVYISATFNNTMVTVTDEMGNAIAWSSAGGLGFKGSKKSTPYAAQQAVEDAMSKAKEHGIKEVGIKVQGPGSGRETAVKSVGAIEGIKVTFLKDITPLAHNGCRPPKRRRV, from the coding sequence ATGGCAAAACAAAAAGTAACTAAGAAAAAAGTTGCAAAGAAAAATATTGCTAAAGGTATAGTTTATATTTCTGCAACTTTTAATAATACAATGGTAACAGTAACTGATGAAATGGGAAATGCTATTGCATGGAGTAGTGCTGGCGGTTTAGGTTTTAAAGGTAGTAAAAAATCAACTCCATATGCTGCACAACAAGCAGTTGAAGATGCCATGAGTAAGGCAAAAGAACACGGTATCAAAGAAGTTGGAATTAAAGTTCAAGGACCTGGTAGCGGAAGAGAAACAGCAGTTAAGAGCGTTGGTGCTATAGAGGGAATAAAAGTAACATTTTTAAAAGATATTACTCCACTTGCACATAATGGTTGTAGACCACCAAAACGCCGCCGCGTGTAA
- the rpsD gene encoding 30S ribosomal protein S4, whose amino-acid sequence MSRYTGPVEKIERRLGASLSMKGERRLAGKSALEKRPYAPGQHGQRRAKVSEYGSQLREKQKAKFMYGISEKQFRGLFKEAARREGNTGSLLLQLLEQRLDNVVYRMGFATTRRFARQLVTHGHVLVNGKKLDIPSYRVMPGEKIEIAEKTKDNAQVNRALELTNQTGIVAWVDVEKDKKYGIFTRIPEREEIVIPVEERFIVELYSK is encoded by the coding sequence ATGTCAAGATATACAGGACCTGTTGAAAAAATTGAAAGACGATTAGGTGCAAGTTTGTCTATGAAAGGCGAGAGAAGACTTGCTGGAAAAAGTGCTTTAGAAAAAAGACCATATGCTCCTGGTCAACATGGACAAAGAAGAGCTAAAGTTAGTGAATATGGTTCACAGCTTAGAGAAAAACAAAAAGCTAAATTTATGTATGGTATCAGCGAAAAACAATTTAGAGGTTTGTTTAAAGAAGCAGCTAGAAGAGAAGGAAATACCGGTTCGTTATTACTTCAACTTTTAGAGCAAAGACTTGATAATGTGGTTTATAGAATGGGATTTGCAACAACTAGAAGATTTGCTAGACAACTTGTAACTCATGGACATGTATTGGTTAATGGGAAAAAATTAGATATACCATCTTATAGAGTAATGCCTGGAGAAAAGATAGAGATTGCTGAAAAAACTAAAGATAATGCACAAGTTAATAGAGCGCTTGAACTTACAAATCAAACAGGCATTGTTGCTTGGGTTGATGTTGAAAAAGATAAAAAATATGGTATTTTTACAAGAATTCCAGAAAGAGAAGAGATAGTTATTCCTGTTGAGGAAAGATTTATAGTAGAGCTTTACTCTAAATAA
- a CDS encoding DNA-directed RNA polymerase subunit alpha, with amino-acid sequence MRKITTTAYMPTEIEVVNVSENVAKIIAYPFEKGYAVTLAHPLRRLLFTSTVGYAPTGIKIEGVTHEFDSMRGMLEDVAHFIINLKNLRFKIKSDAQRIVVEYSFNGPKEILGSDLSNDEVEIVNQDEYLATINEDAELKFSVIVEKGIGYVPSELIRDDMPSDYIAIDAFFTPVKKAVYDIENVLVEDNPDFEKIILTIATDGQVTPIEAFKNSLESMYKQMSIFNKVLDLNISDVTAGSPYGGEHSKLFEGIESLNLSARSSNCLERAEIKFIGELALMNEDELKDLKNLGKKSLEEIKAVMAEIGYAIGSNALDGNKDQLKKKIQDLKKKEG; translated from the coding sequence ATGAGAAAAATTACCACAACAGCTTATATGCCAACAGAGATAGAGGTTGTAAATGTAAGTGAAAATGTTGCAAAAATTATTGCTTATCCTTTTGAAAAAGGTTATGCTGTAACTTTGGCACATCCATTAAGAAGACTGCTTTTTACAAGCACAGTTGGTTATGCACCAACTGGCATAAAGATAGAAGGTGTAACGCACGAATTTGATAGTATGCGTGGTATGTTAGAGGATGTTGCTCATTTTATTATAAATCTCAAAAATTTACGCTTTAAGATTAAAAGTGATGCTCAAAGAATCGTTGTTGAGTATTCTTTTAATGGTCCAAAAGAAATTCTTGGATCTGATTTGAGCAATGATGAAGTTGAGATTGTAAATCAAGATGAATATCTGGCTACTATCAATGAAGATGCTGAATTAAAATTTAGTGTTATAGTTGAAAAAGGTATAGGATATGTTCCAAGTGAGCTTATAAGGGATGATATGCCATCTGACTACATAGCAATAGATGCTTTCTTTACTCCTGTAAAAAAAGCAGTTTATGATATAGAAAATGTTTTGGTTGAAGATAATCCTGATTTTGAAAAGATTATCTTAACTATAGCAACAGATGGACAAGTAACACCGATAGAAGCATTTAAGAATTCACTAGAATCTATGTATAAACAGATGTCTATATTTAATAAAGTTTTAGATTTAAATATATCAGATGTAACTGCTGGTTCACCTTATGGAGGAGAGCATTCAAAACTTTTTGAAGGTATAGAAAGTTTAAATTTAAGTGCAAGAAGTTCTAATTGCTTGGAAAGAGCTGAGATAAAATTCATTGGTGAACTTGCTTTAATGAATGAAGATGAATTAAAAGATCTTAAAAATTTAGGTAAAAAATCACTTGAAGAAATAAAAGCCGTAATGGCTGAAATAGGCTATGCAATAGGCAGCAATGCTCTTGATGGAAACAAAGATCAGCTTAAGAAAAAAATTCAAGATTTAAAGAAAAAAGAAGGATAA
- the rplQ gene encoding 50S ribosomal protein L17 — MRHKHGYRKLGRTSSHRKATLKNLAIAIINCEKIETTLPKAMELKSYIEKMITRARKGDFNADRAVFALLQDKVATKKLVSEIAPKYVNRAGGYTRVVKTRLRRGDAAQLAYIELISE; from the coding sequence ATGAGACATAAACATGGTTATAGAAAGCTTGGAAGAACATCGTCTCACAGAAAAGCAACTTTAAAAAATTTAGCAATAGCTATAATAAATTGTGAAAAGATAGAGACAACGCTTCCTAAGGCTATGGAACTAAAAAGTTATATAGAAAAAATGATAACAAGGGCTAGAAAAGGCGATTTTAATGCTGATCGTGCTGTTTTTGCTCTGTTGCAAGATAAAGTAGCTACAAAAAAATTAGTTAGCGAAATAGCCCCAAAATATGTAAATAGAGCTGGCGGATATACAAGAGTTGTAAAAACTCGTCTAAGAAGAGGCGATGCTGCACAACTTGCCTATATAGAATTAATCAGCGAATAA
- a CDS encoding OprD family outer membrane porin, with the protein MKKLSLIVALIVCVNANENLSDALINGNFRGEIKAWYWDRTQEANPYNNENITNFGLELGYKTGSFYDFYFGTTAQMSFAPISDKNAKDMFDIEQNTKGVVFSELYLGYNLSKTDIKIGRQFINTPLVAGNYARFFKESFQGATIKSSDLSDTTLFAGYIDRFQGRTSSVMGDSSGSEPIFRKRVTIGGLIAKSYEFDGAAYVGFSNKSIDNVTLTTQYVFANNVKIPLPNIGNKNGDIHMYFGESSYVIPFDNFDFKVDISIAGSEVEGSLNDGNLDGKMFGAKAGIYKLKGFDLYSAFHSVLTDNDSMLYGLGLGANTYTAVLIRGPYASFIAGMDTYKFGINYNFDNIGINGLNVDTSYFFSNHDAPVKNTGIIPANMKWEYSGYNVTINYNLKQAKGFATQVVWTSIEDEKTFANGKKLDTDFDELWLKLSYKF; encoded by the coding sequence ATGAAAAAACTAAGTTTAATAGTTGCTTTGATTGTTTGTGTGAACGCAAATGAAAATTTAAGCGATGCTTTGATTAACGGTAATTTTAGGGGCGAGATTAAGGCATGGTATTGGGATAGAACCCAAGAAGCAAATCCATACAATAATGAAAATATCACAAATTTTGGTTTAGAACTTGGTTATAAAACAGGTTCTTTTTATGATTTTTATTTTGGTACTACTGCACAAATGTCTTTTGCGCCAATTAGCGATAAAAATGCAAAAGATATGTTTGATATCGAACAAAATACAAAAGGCGTTGTTTTTTCTGAGCTTTATCTTGGTTATAATCTTTCAAAAACTGATATAAAAATCGGTAGGCAATTTATAAATACGCCACTTGTTGCCGGTAATTACGCTAGGTTTTTCAAAGAGAGTTTTCAAGGTGCTACTATAAAAAGCAGTGATTTAAGCGATACTACTTTATTTGCCGGTTATATAGATAGATTTCAAGGTAGAACAAGCTCTGTTATGGGTGATAGTTCTGGAAGTGAGCCTATTTTTAGAAAAAGAGTTACAATAGGCGGTTTGATTGCTAAATCATATGAATTTGATGGTGCTGCATATGTTGGATTTTCAAATAAATCAATAGATAATGTAACACTAACTACCCAGTATGTATTTGCAAATAATGTTAAAATTCCACTTCCCAACATAGGCAATAAAAACGGCGATATACATATGTATTTTGGTGAATCAAGCTATGTAATACCTTTTGATAATTTTGATTTCAAAGTTGATATTAGTATAGCTGGATCAGAAGTAGAAGGCAGCTTAAATGATGGAAATTTAGATGGAAAGATGTTTGGTGCAAAGGCTGGAATTTATAAATTAAAAGGATTTGATTTGTATTCTGCTTTTCATAGCGTCTTGACAGATAATGATTCTATGCTTTATGGTTTAGGACTTGGTGCAAATACTTACACGGCTGTATTGATAAGAGGACCATATGCTAGTTTTATTGCAGGAATGGATACATATAAATTTGGTATAAATTATAATTTTGATAACATAGGTATAAATGGACTAAATGTAGATACTTCATATTTTTTTAGCAATCACGATGCACCAGTTAAAAATACTGGAATTATACCAGCAAATATGAAATGGGAATATAGTGGATATAATGTAACGATAAATTACAATCTTAAACAAGCAAAAGGCTTTGCTACTCAGGTAGTTTGGACATCAATCGAAGATGAAAAAACATTTGCTAATGGTAAAAAATTAGATACTGATTTTGACGAGCTTTGGTTAAAACTTAGTTATAAATTTTAA
- a CDS encoding aryl-sulfate sulfotransferase, producing MRKILSSALVAGMLLSVGATSALAIGGASGPKTDYIVQGKIGEVVVNPYDVAPLTAVIKNGGYNLKDVTVRIVPKKGGQEIKYKVAPGELNTHGGIPVFGLYPDYVNTVEVEYTKIYKGKDEKIKEDYKIYAAPVFLDASGSRGQKGVLFDKIEVVKAPTAKFKDRLYFVNNFQPKTGKGTKVVWNNPMGGALEWNYNPQIFILDTTGEVRWYLEPSKIYNLKSAFNAGVMMGFKQNDDGDITWGYGQRYAKYDIMGREIWNRELPAGYVDFSHSMDDSPNGHYFLRVGNANLKRLDGKNVRTVRDVIVEVDENGQVVDDWRLYEILDPYRDNVLKVLDQGAVCLNIDAKAGGQTLSEDDLAAMDTNDQFGDIVGSGPGRNWAHVNSVDHDAEDDSIIISSRHQNAIIKIGRDKKVKWILGASEGWKDKFKDKLLTPVDSKGKKLKCDEKGVCENTNFDFTWTQHTAFKIDEKSKGNIIYVSAFDNGDSRGMDQPAIPTMKYSRAVIYKIDQKKMTVEQVWEYGKDRGFDWYSSVTSLVEYQPDKNSVMTYSAVAGMQFDIATGNPTGLPSPHINEFEWGAKEPSIEIKMTNAMGYQAWPFSVEKALSK from the coding sequence ATGAGAAAAATTTTAAGTTCAGCACTTGTTGCTGGTATGCTTCTTAGTGTTGGAGCTACTTCTGCTTTAGCAATTGGTGGTGCAAGTGGTCCAAAGACTGACTATATTGTTCAAGGAAAAATTGGCGAAGTAGTTGTAAATCCATATGATGTAGCACCACTTACAGCTGTTATTAAAAATGGCGGATATAATCTAAAAGATGTAACTGTTAGAATTGTGCCTAAAAAAGGCGGTCAAGAGATAAAATATAAAGTTGCTCCAGGCGAACTTAATACTCATGGTGGAATACCTGTTTTTGGTCTTTATCCTGATTATGTAAATACAGTTGAAGTTGAATATACTAAAATTTATAAAGGCAAAGATGAAAAAATCAAAGAAGACTATAAAATTTACGCAGCTCCAGTTTTCTTAGATGCGTCTGGGTCACGCGGACAAAAAGGTGTGCTTTTTGATAAAATAGAGGTTGTAAAAGCACCAACTGCAAAATTTAAAGATAGACTTTACTTTGTAAATAACTTCCAACCAAAAACAGGAAAAGGTACAAAAGTAGTATGGAATAACCCTATGGGTGGTGCGTTAGAGTGGAACTATAATCCACAAATTTTTATACTTGATACAACTGGCGAAGTTAGATGGTATTTAGAACCAAGCAAAATTTACAATCTTAAATCAGCATTTAATGCTGGTGTTATGATGGGCTTTAAACAAAATGATGATGGCGATATTACTTGGGGATATGGTCAAAGATATGCTAAATATGACATCATGGGTAGAGAAATTTGGAACAGAGAACTTCCTGCTGGATATGTTGATTTCTCACACTCAATGGATGATAGTCCAAATGGTCACTACTTCTTAAGAGTTGGTAATGCAAACTTAAAAAGACTTGATGGCAAAAATGTAAGAACCGTTAGAGATGTTATTGTTGAAGTTGATGAAAATGGTCAAGTTGTAGATGATTGGAGACTTTATGAAATTTTAGATCCATATAGAGATAATGTCCTAAAAGTGCTTGATCAAGGTGCAGTTTGCTTAAATATAGATGCAAAAGCTGGTGGACAAACTTTAAGCGAAGATGATTTAGCGGCTATGGATACAAACGATCAGTTTGGTGATATCGTAGGTAGCGGACCTGGTAGAAACTGGGCTCATGTTAACTCAGTTGATCACGACGCAGAAGATGATAGTATTATCATAAGTTCAAGACACCAAAATGCTATCATTAAAATCGGTAGAGATAAGAAAGTTAAGTGGATTTTAGGTGCAAGTGAAGGTTGGAAAGATAAATTTAAAGATAAGCTTTTAACACCTGTTGATAGTAAAGGTAAAAAATTAAAATGTGATGAAAAAGGCGTTTGCGAAAATACAAATTTTGACTTTACATGGACTCAACACACTGCATTTAAAATAGATGAGAAAAGTAAAGGCAATATCATCTATGTAAGTGCATTTGATAATGGCGATAGTCGTGGTATGGATCAGCCTGCAATACCAACAATGAAATATAGTCGTGCTGTAATTTACAAAATAGACCAAAAGAAAATGACTGTTGAGCAAGTTTGGGAATATGGAAAAGATAGAGGATTTGACTGGTATAGCTCAGTTACAAGTTTAGTTGAGTATCAACCAGATAAAAACTCAGTTATGACTTATTCAGCTGTTGCTGGTATGCAGTTTGATATAGCTACAGGAAACCCAACAGGACTTCCAAGCCCACATATCAACGAATTTGAATGGGGTGCAAAAGAGCCTAGCATAGAGATTAAAATGACAAATGCTATGGGTTATCAAGCATGGCCATTTAGCGTAGAAAAAGCTTTAAGTAAATAA
- a CDS encoding aryl-sulfate sulfotransferase — MKRILSSVLVAGMLLSVGATQALAIGGPSGPKIDWQVQGKLGAVKLNPYGLAPLTAIIMNNGYVLSDVSVKILPKKNGQTISYKVDNQTLKTYGGIPIFGLYPAYKNQVEVKYTKSAVGFKNETITETYQITTGPVGLTPSGLMTQTGMPYESVKVTKVDKEFANRLYLINNAPGKMPGRGSQAVWNNPSGGALEWNDSSNAFIVDTTGEVRWYFDSDKILDPGNIYRTGIQMGFRQDVDGALAWGFGQRYVKYDLMGREIFNRQLPLGYNDFSHSLNNAQNGNYLLRVGSSNTKRPDGKNVRTVRDTIVEVDKNGNVVDDWRLYEILDPYRNDVILSLDQGAVCLNIDASKAGQTISEEELAKLDSSDAFGDIAGTGTGRNWAHVNSVDYDPNDDSIVISSRHQSAMIKIGRDKKVKWIAGAHKGWSDKFKDKLLQPVDSKGNKIVCEDGYSKCPGYLNEKGGFDWTWTQHTAFIIDSKTNKDILYLAAFDNGDGRGLEQPALSSMKYSRAVVYKIDQKNMTIEQVWEYGKERGGDWFSAVTSLTEYQGDKDSILVYSATAGMQFDLSKGVPVGDPAPELLEFKWGSNKPSVQMRFTGTGIGYQAMPISLEKAFKR; from the coding sequence ATGAAGAGAATTTTAAGTTCAGTTTTAGTTGCTGGAATGCTTTTAAGTGTTGGTGCTACGCAAGCTTTAGCAATCGGTGGTCCAAGTGGTCCAAAAATTGACTGGCAAGTTCAAGGAAAACTAGGAGCTGTTAAGCTAAACCCTTATGGTCTTGCACCACTAACAGCTATTATTATGAACAATGGCTATGTTTTAAGTGATGTTAGTGTTAAAATTTTACCTAAAAAAAATGGTCAAACTATCAGCTACAAAGTTGATAATCAAACCCTAAAAACTTATGGCGGAATCCCTATTTTTGGGCTTTATCCGGCATATAAAAACCAAGTTGAAGTAAAATACACTAAATCAGCTGTTGGCTTTAAAAATGAAACCATAACAGAAACTTACCAAATCACAACAGGTCCTGTTGGTTTAACTCCATCTGGACTTATGACACAAACTGGTATGCCATATGAAAGCGTAAAAGTTACAAAAGTTGATAAAGAGTTTGCCAATAGACTCTATCTTATCAATAACGCACCTGGGAAAATGCCAGGAAGAGGTTCACAAGCTGTTTGGAACAATCCATCTGGTGGAGCTTTAGAATGGAATGACTCATCAAATGCTTTTATCGTAGATACTACAGGTGAGGTTAGATGGTATTTTGATTCTGATAAAATCCTAGATCCAGGCAATATTTATAGAACTGGTATCCAAATGGGATTTAGACAAGATGTGGATGGTGCTCTTGCGTGGGGCTTTGGTCAAAGATATGTTAAGTATGATTTAATGGGAAGAGAGATTTTTAATCGCCAACTTCCACTTGGATATAATGATTTTTCACACTCATTAAATAACGCTCAAAATGGAAACTATTTGCTTCGTGTTGGCTCATCAAACACAAAACGCCCTGATGGCAAAAATGTTAGAACAGTTAGAGATACTATCGTAGAAGTGGATAAAAACGGAAATGTAGTAGATGACTGGAGACTTTATGAAATTTTAGATCCATATAGAAACGATGTTATTTTATCGCTTGATCAAGGTGCGGTTTGCTTAAATATTGATGCTAGTAAAGCAGGACAAACAATTAGCGAAGAAGAGTTAGCTAAGCTTGATTCATCAGATGCTTTTGGCGATATAGCAGGAACTGGAACAGGTAGAAACTGGGCTCATGTAAATTCAGTTGATTATGATCCAAATGACGATAGTATCGTAATTTCATCTCGTCATCAAAGTGCTATGATAAAAATTGGTCGCGATAAAAAAGTAAAATGGATAGCAGGAGCTCATAAAGGCTGGAGCGATAAATTTAAAGATAAACTACTTCAACCAGTTGATAGCAAAGGAAATAAAATAGTTTGCGAAGATGGCTATTCAAAATGTCCTGGATATTTAAATGAAAAAGGTGGCTTTGATTGGACTTGGACACAGCACACCGCATTTATCATAGATAGTAAAACAAATAAAGATATTCTTTATTTAGCAGCTTTTGATAATGGCGATGGTAGAGGCTTAGAACAACCCGCACTTAGTAGTATGAAATATAGCCGAGCTGTTGTTTATAAAATAGATCAAAAAAATATGACAATAGAGCAAGTTTGGGAGTATGGAAAAGAGCGTGGCGGAGACTGGTTTAGTGCTGTTACAAGTTTAACTGAGTATCAAGGTGATAAAGACTCTATCCTTGTTTATTCAGCAACTGCTGGAATGCAATTTGACTTATCAAAAGGTGTGCCAGTTGGAGATCCTGCACCAGAACTTTTAGAGTTTAAATGGGGCTCAAATAAACCTAGTGTGCAAATGAGATTTACGGGTACAGGAATAGGTTATCAAGCAATGCCAATTAGCCTAGAAAAAGCTTTTAAAAGATAG